In a genomic window of Paramecium tetraurelia macronuclear, complete genome:
- a CDS encoding Multispecific organic anion transporter produces the protein MSQEEPLLQNRNSRPPGLISRSLFLYVFPLLRLANKTPLEFEMIKDLEIDDQGESLFKRMNQTFQVYKHDRFALYKSLFITFKKQFVIVYIIILIWNISLMYGPIMIRQTLSYIDYSEHTIGKGFQWLGIIIVVRVFNAISYQNSFYMLRKLGYDQHTAVSVSIMKKTLNVSFQSNKQYKTGEIMNIMQVDLQRILQLNMAIASVLFLPFQIGISFYLLFDFIGVSCLAGLGIMILGLLTNFLLGRWGWRIQKQVMVAKDNRTKQAHEIFSQIKFIKANAFEEYFKNKLLSFREKEISLIHKKNMVSGFFILAFLMTPQLTLNITLAVYVWLQHNLTPAETFSIISLFSILQQSASALPSFINQIIEANISIKRIQNFLLTDELMNDCIYNVNDILGNSIEIEGTFYWDKVKNNQFPNKSTDVVPVNQEIEPILKNIKLKIDIGEFVTVIGDVASGKSSLISAILGEMVYNFSRLPPVIKINGRIAYVSQKSWIQNATLKDNILFGLPYDEKRYRDAITYSCLEQDIKILDKGEATMIGEKGVNLSGGQKARISLARALYSDCDIYLLDDLISAVDMHVGKFIIEKCLCEHLNGKTIVLITHALYSCQYADRIILMDNGTVIKEGTLDDVKECEKFDQIYQKYFKEQKKDEKEDEDDDMEVLKLQKKKSSTQKINITNKDQVDDLMILEDRKVGSVQLDVYKEYFKMSGGWLFFTFNLIIVIIQVFARFGSQIWLAQWSGQDDLTYDDNLHNLMIFSFFSLSFGFFALIRILTLSRESVNTANKIHTRMIESLLYAPLCQFFERIPLGVLMNRLTKDQSVLDTEILWTISILYISCLNFLASTLINVFSSSYYIVLPVLIFLYAVWKVQRFYMAANRELYRLESISKSPILSFFSETVNGLNIIRAFTKQEQFLDRHTKNIDLNRKIQIAQLQTTTWFSMNLTFTSFIVNISAIAFVLFFGSENPALAGLLMTVATVIDNSLQSAINSITQAETQFISFERCLAFAKVEHENGYKESKPYILNWPQFGDIKIDQLVVKYRENLSPALRGLSVMIKRQEKIGVVGRTGAGKSTVTLSLLRVLEASGGSIIIDGVDISTLNLKQLRESITMILQDSTLFEGSLRENLDPLHQHSDQELNDVALQCCLGDLLLQKKGLDTEISENGDNLSAGEKQLISIARAVLKQSQIILIDEATANIDIDTESKIQQTIQTAFKKCTVITIAHRINTIMHCDKILVIDQGEAKEFDEPQKLLEDKSSIFYSLYLQGKKSNKI, from the exons atgtcGCAGGAAGAACCTCttctataaaatagaaattctcGGCCTCCAGGATTGATATCGCGAagtttatttctttatgttTTCCCTTTACTACGATTGGCTAATAAAACTCCTTTGGAATTCGAAATGATAAAGGACCTAGAGATAGATGATTAAGGagaatctttatttaaaagaatgaattaaacattttaagtTTACAAACATGATAGATTTGCACTTTACAAATCTCTATTTATAActtttaaaa AACAATTTGTTATAGTGTATatcataatcttaatttgGAACATTTCTTTAATGTATGGTCCTATAATGATTCGGTAAACTCTATCTTATATCGACTATTCCGAACATACAATAGGCAAAGGATTCCAATGGTTGGGAATAATTATAGTTGTAAGAGTTTTTAATGCAATTTCgtattaaaatagtttctATATGTTG agaAAACTAGGTTATGATTAGCATACAGCAGTTAGTGTATCTATAATGAAGAAAACTCTGAATGTGTCTTTTTAAAGCAACAAGTAATACAAAACAGgtgaaataatgaatataatgcAGGTTGACTTATAAAGAATACTGTAACTAAATATGGCAATAGCTTCAGTGTTGTTTTTGCCATTTTAAATTGGGATATCCTTTTATTtgctatttgattttattggtGTTTCATGTCTGGCCGGTTTGGGTATCATGATTTTGGGATTGCTCACTAATTTTTTACTAGGAAGATGGGGTTGGAGAATTTAGAAACAAGTAATGGTTGCAAAGGATAATAGAACAAAACAAGCACatgaaatattttcttaaattaaattcattaaagcAAATGCTTTcgaagaatattttaaaaataagttattgTCATTTAGAGAGAAGGAGATCTccttaattcataaaaagaaCATGGTGAGTGGCTTTTTCATATTGGCATTTTTAATGACACCATAATTAACTTTGAACATCACTTTAGCTGTATACGTATGGCTCTAACATAATCTTACGCCTGCAGAAACGTTTTCCATTATCAGTTTGTTTAGCATCTTACAACAGTCAGCAAGTGCATTGCCTAgcttcattaattaaatcatagaaGCAAATATCAGTATAAAGAGAATatagaattttttattgactGATGAACTTATGAATGATTGTATATACAATGTAAATGACATTCTTGgaaattcaatagaaattgaaGGAACCTTTTACTGGGACAAggtcaaaaataattaatttccgAATAAATCTACTGACGTTGTCCCTGTGAATCAAGAGATAGAACcgatattaaaaaatatcaaattaaaaattgacaTTGGTGAATTTGTTACAGTCATTGGAGa tGTTGCAAGTGGCAAAAGTTCATTAATAAGTGCTATTTTAGGGGAAATGGTTTACAATTTTTCTAGATTGCCTCcagtaattaaaataaatggaagGATAGCATATGTAAGTTAGAAGAGTTGGATATAAAATGCAACTTTGAaggataatattttatttggtCTGCCTTATGATGAAAAGAGATATAGAGATGCAATTACATATTCTTGTTTGGAATAAGATATCAAGATTCTAGACAAAGGGGAAGCTACTATGATCGGAGAAAAAGGAGTAAATCTGAGTGGAGGATAAAAGGCTAGGATAAGTTTAGCCAGAGCATTGTATAGTGATTGtgatatctatttattgGATGATCTAATAAGTGCAGTGGATATGCATGTGggtaaatttattattgaaaaatgtCTATGCGAACATCTTAATGGAAAAACCATAGTACTTATTACTCATGCTCTTTATTCCTGTTAGTATGCAGATAGAATCATTTTAATGGACAACGGTACAGTAATTAAAGAAGGCACTCTTGATGATGTTAAAGAGTGTgagaaatttgattaaatttattagaaatatttcaaagaatagaaaaaagaTGAGAAAGAAGACGAGGATGATGATATGGAAGTgcttaaattgtaaaaaaaaaaatcatctacacaaaagattaatattaCCAATAAGGATTAGGTTGAtgatttaatgatattagaAGATAGAAAGGTTGGTAGTGTTTAGCTAGATGTATacaaagaatattttaaaatgagtGGAGGATGGCTATTCTTTACTTTTAATCTCATTATTGTTATCATTCAAGTTTTTGCCAGATTTGGATCATAAATATGGTTGGCCTAATGGTCTGGATAAGATGATCTAACTTATGATGATAACTTACATAATCTAATgattttttcattcttttctTTAAGTTTTGGTTTTTTCGCCTTGATTCGTATTCTAACACTCTCTAGAGAAAGTGTCAATACTGCAAACAAAATACACACAAGAATGATTGA ATCATTACTTTATGCACCACTCtgttaattttttgaaaggATCCCATTAGGTGTATTGATGAATCGATTAACTAAAGATTAATCAGTTCTAGACACAGAAATTCTATGGACTATATCCATTCTATATATCAGCTGCTTAAACTTTTTAg CAAGCACTCTAATCAATGTATTTAGTAGTTCTTATTACATTGTTTTGCCagtattgatatttttatatgcaGTATGGAAAGTCTAAAGATTCTATATGGCTGCAAATAGGGAACTGTATAGATTGGAATCAATAAGCAAAAGTCCCATTCTTAGTTTCTTCTCGGAAACAGTGAATGGGTTAAATATCATAAGGGCTTTCACAAAGCAAGAGCAGTTTTTAGATAGACACACTAAAAACATTGATTTGAACAGGAAAATACAAATAGCTTAATTATAGACAACTACATGGTTTTCAATGAATTTAACATTTACAAGTTTCATTGTAAATATCTCTGCTATAGCTTTTGTGTTGTTTTTTGGAAGTGAAAATCCTGCCTTGGCTGGTTTACTTATGACAGTTGCAACTGTAATTGACAATAGCTTGTAATCAGCTATAAATTCAATCACTTAAGCAGAAACACAATTCATATCCTTTGAAAGATGTTTGGCCTTTGCTAAGGTTGAACATGAAAATGGGTATAAAGAATCCAAGCCTTATATCTTGAATTGGCCTTAATTTggagatattaaaatagattaactAGTTGTCAAATATAGAGAAAATCTATCGCCAGCCTTAAGAGGTTTAAGTGTTATGATAAAACGATAAGAGAAGATTGGAGTTGTAGGTAGAACTGGAGCTGGAAAATCTACTGTTACTTTATCTTTGTTAAGAGTTCTTGAGGCTTCAGGGGgttcaattataattgatgGAGTAGACATATCaactttaaatttgaaataactCCGGGAATCAATTACGATGATATTATAAGATTCCACTCTTTTTGAAGGAAGCTTAAGAGAGAATCTTGACCCACTCCATCAGCATTCAGATTAAGAACTTAACGATGTAGCCTTATAATGTTGTTTGGGAGACTTACTATTGTAAAAGAAAGGTTTGGATACTGAAATATCAGAAAATGGGGATAACTTGAGTGCTGGAGAGAAACAACTCATATCCATAGCCAGGGCAGttctaaaataatcttaaataattttgattgatgaGGCAACTGCCAACATTGATATCGATACggaatcaaaaatataacaGACTATTTAAACTGCCTTTAAAAAATGCACAGTGATAACAATTGCTCATAGAATTAATACTATAATGCATTGTGATAA aaTATTAGTTATTGACTAAGGCGAGGCCAAAGAGTTCGATGAGCCCTAAAAACTATTAGAAGACAAATCTTCCATTTTTTATAGCTTGTATTTACAAGgaaaaaaaagtaataaaatttga